The window AATTATAAAATTTTTGGTAAATAATTTTTAAATTTAAAAAAATAAAATTTTTACATATCCTCCTGACCGAAAGCCATTACCAGAAGTACAAATCCAACGAAAGTAAAGAAGAAAGATATCCAGCTGGCAATCTGATGTGGGCCTATCTGTGGGTTGATGGTAGGGAAAGCACTGTAATCTAGAAATGTTGGTATTGAAATTATCAGAAATATAATTCCTGTTACCATCATATACTTTGAACTTTTTCTCATTTTATCAAATTTTTCTCTCATCATATTAAAGCCACCCCTATAACAGCAAATGTAAATACATACAGAAGTATTGGAGCTATTACTGTTCTCGTCGATATTTTTCCATTTCTGGATCTATTGTGCCCCAGAGAAACTGCATAAAGTATAATTGATATTATAACAAGCACCAGTGTTATTACAAGCAAGCCTTCCTCATAGATGGCAAAGTTTCCGAATACTGGTGATACCATTTTTGATGGAACTTCGTGGTACATCGCTCCTATAGGTTTGATTAATACCGCATACAGAATAAACGGCACACTTCCAAAGAGGTAAATTATCATCGAATAATAATATAAATATATAGATTTTTTATCCATTTTAAACCCTCGCCTTTATTGTTCTCTGCAGCATTAAAAATATGATAGCTGCGAACATGAATAAATTAATTACAAGCACTACTGCCCAGAGACTTTCATATTTAAATGGATATTCCTGGGTAATATACCACATGATAGGGTCCACCACAACAAGTTGCAGTATGCCTATCAGATAAACAATATTAGTTACTTTCATTTGTTTCACCATCCCTTTTTGCGAATCTCATGGCATATACTGTTATGAAGGAAATGAAGGTTATAGACCACCATAGATACATTGTCATCAGCCTTGTCTGGCTAAGCCCTGGTTGTGAATAGCCCCATACCGTCATGACAGCCAGGCCGATTAGCATAAATATCCCGAATGCAGTGATCCATGGCCTTTCCAGTACTCCCTTATTATGGTATCTGTCTATAAACGGTAGTATCAGTATGAATACCAGCATGCCTATTATCAGAGGAACTCCTCCTGTGCTCAAACCGTAACCTGCCACATCCATTAATTTGTAAACAGGTGTGATGTACCAGTCAGGAACCGGGAAAGTCCCGTATGCAAGAGAACCGTATGCAAGTGTTAACTGCTGCGGGAATGCAGCTGAAATTAGCAGTATAATTCCAACCATTACGATCCCAGAAAACATTGCATATAGTAGGTTAGTGGGGAACCATGGGATCATCTCTCCCTTTTTCGGTTTCTCACTTGCAAGCCCGGATCTCTCGAATAGCATAAAATGTACTGCGAACAGCGCAAGCATCAAGGTTGAAAACACCGCAACGTGAAGCGCTAACAGATGGGAAAAAGTGGCTGTTGTTGTTCCATTTCCTATCAGTATTGCCTCAAGCCAGTTTATAAATGCTCCAGGGAGTATTCTGCCCAGTACGCTTCTCTGCATAAACAGTAAGCCGATATGCACAGCTGCCATTGCTATTGCAGTGTTTGCAAGCATATACCCCAGTATGGCCGTAAAT of the Ferroplasma sp. genome contains:
- a CDS encoding cytochrome bc complex cytochrome b subunit encodes the protein MEKAETNNYNLTDLMKEEKDLPDGSYTLGFKSVTKRGYKIDEWTGAWVATALIYQIVSGIVLFFYYSQVDPYQSTQYIISDVPFGHIILTSHLYMAYAMIGLVYFHMMRQWFVGSYKGKWRWLQWILGVVLFLLTIFTAILGYMLANTAIAMAAVHIGLLFMQRSVLGRILPGAFINWLEAILIGNGTTTATFSHLLALHVAVFSTLMLALFAVHFMLFERSGLASEKPKKGEMIPWFPTNLLYAMFSGIVMVGIILLISAAFPQQLTLAYGSLAYGTFPVPDWYITPVYKLMDVAGYGLSTGGVPLIIGMLVFILILPFIDRYHNKGVLERPWITAFGIFMLIGLAVMTVWGYSQPGLSQTRLMTMYLWWSITFISFITVYAMRFAKRDGETNESN